The following coding sequences are from one Ornithodoros turicata isolate Travis chromosome 1, ASM3712646v1, whole genome shotgun sequence window:
- the LOC135376332 gene encoding uncharacterized protein LOC135376332 isoform X2 — translation MVHFPMDMCHIKKTTKNAQWSILVLCAHVPVCVLTAAMLAPLLAFVMLNPDFIISAAMTALLPDNLIHTSNHSEAVNETSMDQYQGALLTTVQLDIKQGRPYMVLLLKEHEDVLWTTVNAHEERIAERDVVATYPTLADHRQYVYDEGDVKSSGRTVDSLTAEHRRVKLHKQTSAGDDSHSQAHGLLANSGRPQGTFDAYRGNLTRDGVIPHFLTDAPNQLINVDYGYGRKIRMGNFFVAQRLWLEPLNVSFPMEEGNLYTLLLTDITFMFWQYWLVVNIVTEDVYSGDELILYSGPFPTSGRPHTLVFLLYSQGTRVIDIAQFKTETGYDLATRDPRVLVQEWNLGEPIAINYFLTDAVRDDVRAMLINHSENKKRKKRREDILKRRKTKEPLLEAKGDTEAELKQPEEANGGHILELWWPLLLMCFIDEYWMCVRVFFTHTMVYYGAFR, via the exons atggtccattttcCTATGGATATGTGTCACATCAAGAAAACGACGAAAAATGCCCAATGGTCTATCCTCGTGCTCTGTGCTCACGTTCCCGTCTGCGTTCTGACAGCAGCAATGCTTGCCCCTCTGCTCGCATTCGTCATGCTTAACCCGGACTTTATCATCTCTGCGGCGATGACTGCTCTGCTTCCAGACAATCTCATCCACACATCGAACCATAGCGAAGCCGTTAATGAGACTAGCATGGACCAATATCAAGGAGCGCTGTTAACCACCGTGCAGTTGGACATCAAGCAGGGACGTCCGTACATGGTCCTTCTCCTCAAAGAGCATGAAGACGTCCTGTGGACCACCGTCAACGCGCACGAGGAAAGGATAGCCGAACGTGACGTCGTCGCCACGTACCCTACTCTTGCGGACCATCGTCAATACGTCTACGATGAGGGCGACGTTAAGTCCTCCGGCCGGACTGTTG ATTCCCTGACGGCTGAGCATAGAAGGGTGAAACTGCACAAACAAACCTCCGCGGGCGATGAC AGCCACTCCCAAGCACATGGTCTACTCGCGAACAGCGGCAGACCCCAAGGTACCTTTGACGCTTACAGAGGAAACCTAACAAGAGACGGCGTCATACCTCACTTCTTGACCGACGCACCGAACCAACTAATCAACGTCGACTATGGCTACGGCCGCAAAATCCGAATGGGGAATTTTTTCGTAGCTCAACGACTCTGGCTGGAACCCTTGAACGTTTCTTTCCCCATGGAAGAAGGGAACCTGTACACACTCCTTCTTACGGACATCACCTTCATGTTCTGGCAGTATTGGCTGGTGGTGAACATCGTCACCGAGGACGTGTACTCTGGCGACGAACTGATCCTCTACAGCGGTCCCTTTCCAACCTCTGGACGTCCACACACTCTGGTCTTCCTCCTCTACTCTCAGGGGACTCGAGTCATCGACATTGCACAGTTCAAGACGGAAACGGGCTACGACCTGGCCACCAGAGACCCCAGAGTGCTTGTGCAAGAGTGGAATCTGGGCGAACCAATCGCGATCAATTATTTCTTGACGGACGCCGTGCGGGATGACGTCAGGGCAATGTTGATAAACCACAGCGAAAataagaagaggaaaaaaaggcGGGAAGACATTTTGAAACGGAGGAAGACCAAGGAACCTTTGCTGGAGGCCAAAGGAGACACAGAAGCTGAGCTGAAGCAGCCGGAAGAAGCTAATGGCGGCCATATTCTTGAATTGTGGTGGCCGCTGTTGCTGATGTGTTTTATAGATGAATATTGGATGTGTGTTCGTGTGTTCTTCACGCATACCATGGTGTACTATGGTGCGTTCCGGTGA
- the LOC135376332 gene encoding uncharacterized protein LOC135376332 isoform X1, which translates to MVHFPMDMCHIKKTTKNAQWSILVLCAHVPVCVLTAAMLAPLLAFVMLNPDFIISAAMTALLPDNLIHTSNHSEAVNETSMDQYQGALLTTVQLDIKQGRPYMVLLLKEHEDVLWTTVNAHEERIAERDVVATYPTLADHRQYVYDEGDVKSSGRTVGKLPRVLQRVGMKLKALRRSLGFQKPMVTRILSADSLTAEHRRVKLHKQTSAGDDSHSQAHGLLANSGRPQGTFDAYRGNLTRDGVIPHFLTDAPNQLINVDYGYGRKIRMGNFFVAQRLWLEPLNVSFPMEEGNLYTLLLTDITFMFWQYWLVVNIVTEDVYSGDELILYSGPFPTSGRPHTLVFLLYSQGTRVIDIAQFKTETGYDLATRDPRVLVQEWNLGEPIAINYFLTDAVRDDVRAMLINHSENKKRKKRREDILKRRKTKEPLLEAKGDTEAELKQPEEANGGHILELWWPLLLMCFIDEYWMCVRVFFTHTMVYYGAFR; encoded by the exons atggtccattttcCTATGGATATGTGTCACATCAAGAAAACGACGAAAAATGCCCAATGGTCTATCCTCGTGCTCTGTGCTCACGTTCCCGTCTGCGTTCTGACAGCAGCAATGCTTGCCCCTCTGCTCGCATTCGTCATGCTTAACCCGGACTTTATCATCTCTGCGGCGATGACTGCTCTGCTTCCAGACAATCTCATCCACACATCGAACCATAGCGAAGCCGTTAATGAGACTAGCATGGACCAATATCAAGGAGCGCTGTTAACCACCGTGCAGTTGGACATCAAGCAGGGACGTCCGTACATGGTCCTTCTCCTCAAAGAGCATGAAGACGTCCTGTGGACCACCGTCAACGCGCACGAGGAAAGGATAGCCGAACGTGACGTCGTCGCCACGTACCCTACTCTTGCGGACCATCGTCAATACGTCTACGATGAGGGCGACGTTAAGTCCTCCGGCCGGACTGTTGGTAAACTGCCGCGTGTCTTGCAAAGAGTTGGAATGAAGTTGAAGGCGTTACGAAGAAGCCTTGGCTTTCAAAAACCTATGGTTACAAGAATATTATCTGCAGATTCCCTGACGGCTGAGCATAGAAGGGTGAAACTGCACAAACAAACCTCCGCGGGCGATGAC AGCCACTCCCAAGCACATGGTCTACTCGCGAACAGCGGCAGACCCCAAGGTACCTTTGACGCTTACAGAGGAAACCTAACAAGAGACGGCGTCATACCTCACTTCTTGACCGACGCACCGAACCAACTAATCAACGTCGACTATGGCTACGGCCGCAAAATCCGAATGGGGAATTTTTTCGTAGCTCAACGACTCTGGCTGGAACCCTTGAACGTTTCTTTCCCCATGGAAGAAGGGAACCTGTACACACTCCTTCTTACGGACATCACCTTCATGTTCTGGCAGTATTGGCTGGTGGTGAACATCGTCACCGAGGACGTGTACTCTGGCGACGAACTGATCCTCTACAGCGGTCCCTTTCCAACCTCTGGACGTCCACACACTCTGGTCTTCCTCCTCTACTCTCAGGGGACTCGAGTCATCGACATTGCACAGTTCAAGACGGAAACGGGCTACGACCTGGCCACCAGAGACCCCAGAGTGCTTGTGCAAGAGTGGAATCTGGGCGAACCAATCGCGATCAATTATTTCTTGACGGACGCCGTGCGGGATGACGTCAGGGCAATGTTGATAAACCACAGCGAAAataagaagaggaaaaaaaggcGGGAAGACATTTTGAAACGGAGGAAGACCAAGGAACCTTTGCTGGAGGCCAAAGGAGACACAGAAGCTGAGCTGAAGCAGCCGGAAGAAGCTAATGGCGGCCATATTCTTGAATTGTGGTGGCCGCTGTTGCTGATGTGTTTTATAGATGAATATTGGATGTGTGTTCGTGTGTTCTTCACGCATACCATGGTGTACTATGGTGCGTTCCGGTGA